One genomic segment of Anguilla anguilla isolate fAngAng1 chromosome 2, fAngAng1.pri, whole genome shotgun sequence includes these proteins:
- the pkd1b gene encoding polycystin-1 isoform X2, whose translation MEAYSFYPTRHCIPAVFTSSLSLFRKQGDHLSPQLSLHSRPLALSGLCLSCNGNTQYKWSAEGSNNEVLELNEITTSTGASSPDLVVRPGVLMDGLNYTFTLNISQPALELWGTASVTLQPHHPPRGGVCTLAPDSGIHLLETVVTYNCSGWVDGDGEPAQLRYTLQVEACPDASQPCRLLTLYRGTQHSFGTLVPLGSPGLEGNLSVITALVLVDDGLGATVTALNRTLTVQLPEVQGFTGWLKNKSQSELWPLVQRGIPQEVIPYSIALTSHLNRLDSVSEEDLQDRMVIRENLTRALASLPVSSLQEAAQISAALAQCTAVPRELACTGCQDTVLKALGKMISVIAEQTEPGDVTSLDTGRNILQILGSSMAVAADPMTTSGPKSHRGYLGSSEAAVSAYGQAGELMRSLMRSRLRGEEALTLTAPRITAVGRRSDPADLLCTERSGPCQFYIPRGLSAQLRQEREELVQILLGIDGDSPLVPPAHPPISTALAAMEFATPQGRPVPVADLPPDRAIRVLLPSRFPSETGAACNLTLPARGSINFTVGDVRTDPHAGLFLTFSFSLLPGTGRESSGQVIIMVDSQPAPSLSQHALIRELNLSLSAESPAVEDTVFLTPLQNSSGQELHVNVSSVLHGGTVQASVCVFSSLCRYFSLEQRRWSSQGLSPLGGSSPRAAHCLTQHLTLFGASLFVHPDALVLLPPPEGPVRNVVAGIVCAVLLLIHLLIALISHKLDHLDSIRSGLVPLCGQSGRYQYQVLVKTGWARGSGTTAHVGISLYGLNKSGSRHLQREAAFQRNALDHFQVETDANLGEIWKIRIWHDNTGLDPAWFLQHVVVWDRQTDNMYFFLVEDWLSVENEKNDGMVEKEVLASCPQDLQQFSRVLRSQLVFGMFERHLWVSVWERPSHNNFTRAQRVTCCALLLHLYLAVGAVWYGAAGSKGTSGPVSVLLLLNAETVAVGMTVAVLVLPLHLLFCFLFRMTASSKVTVDESSPPSPVSQTVEMDVYLSHSEQASSYFLSLPGGLDSILDGVSHSSESIGSKQIDSALWNASKLGAERVDQWASCDSIFDLPELQGVAPLGHARLLKRKKALLQLRLGSPACSTDQPHSLSTPDLVQSNGLQHNPLTLSEEDLIQSIATGAAVASSSSSGRVTSDSGRYSPCDTATSNSQESSCSGWSELSQEEPPYRTGLYKSPSSLSVFTAASTFLPSPSPDILGTSSTTRIGVARSTPGWLLPSWVLGVTYLLAGLLLAASVALVGLYGSSFSSSVLLMWLISAVSAFLTSALLLEPLKVCLQALFLAVVVRPVDPEVQERLGQEAAVRRGAGELGGKVRPPCGYGLLHAKEEARKVRALRSLMKSCLVHMLFLLVVLLVNYQDSTQAMHGRLLHSAIKHSLLTAPPGVLNLSSLTQWAEAWQWMDSTLVPYLYQSPSLHLLGLPRIQRVQSQDGCGGNVTDSLGFGSALFAPVVPASSHAPSGEQRDLAHSSCSGRLLSWLWQRPQHEGASLGPDTVRLGNSSELTRQLLSGLRNTRWIDATTKAVYVDFTQYHRETALFVAVTVMLERSHADKVLTTVSIEPFHMSPSHSAPDLQIAMMVLLLVFALSFLGSELWAVVTEHGRGLRYGRQCLQLLVSVLSLATAVLRISFLYKSASCLSHHGSQPQTFTNFHSAALLARMSSQLSALLLTLLVLKMVGVLRFVRRWVVFGRVLLQAWRELCGVVLMLVLMLLVFSHTGSLLFSSSVEGFRTVGQASLTLASALRGRAVTQRLCERHPMLGPLYCLSVVGAGLWVLGRLCGAMLMRSYRAAQAEMYRPAMEPQDYEMVEFFIKRLKLWMGLSKTKEFRHKVKFEGMVSPPSRSSLGSQLSSLSVHSPVGPRLASAQSLGSEDSNLSESYDVQLYLDRLLPTVNNMLSQFDRVNQLTDDLHCIELKLQGAQSRIAQKQKQQDNTRRKAWRISASTPPPRASPPSSPLPPPSPPHQLPSLPSFLSCNPTIPCTRTIFSESTLPWHSPHLRKAAHPAVADTSVPVRRVSGADAVSRRIPGRRAWHSGSSHSADAAQRSPQAACGSIRARPWSEEGGRSMACDRAPVKRRAWHPEEPEIVGSTPGSTASQCCDF comes from the exons ATGGAAGCGTACTCATTCTACCCCACAAGACACTGCATCCCGGCAGTGTTTACCTCTTCACTCTCACTGTTCAGAAAGCAGGGAGATCACCTGTCTCCTCAACTCAGTCT CCACAGTCGGCCTCTTGCCCTCTCTGGTCTCTGCCTCTCCTGTAATGGAAACACACAG TACAAGTGGTCAGCAGAGGGCTCAAATAATGAGGTCCTGGAGCTGAATGAAATAACAACCTCTACAGGAGCCAGCTCTCCAGATCTAGTAGTGAGACCAGGTGTGCTGATGGATGGACTAAACTACACCTTCACCCTTAACATATCTCAGCCTGCCCTGGAGCTCTGGGGGACTGCCAGTGTAACCTTACAGCCTCACCATCCACCACGTGGAGGTGTATGCACACTGGCCCCTGATTCAGGCATTCATCTTCTGGAGACTGTGGTGACTTACAACTGCtcag GTTGGGTGGATGGAGATGGGGAGCCTGCTCAGCTCAGGTACACCTTACAGGTGGAGGCATGTCCAGATGCTAGCCAGCCATGTCGCCTCCTCACCCTGTACAGGGGCACCCAGCACTCCTTTGGGACCCTGGTTCCTCTGGGTTCCCCTGGTCTGGAAGGCAACCTGTCTGTCATCACAGCGCTGGTTCTGGTGGACGATGGCCTGGGGGCTACTGTGACTGCACTGAACAG AACTCTGACAGTGCAGCTACCTGAGGTCCAGGGATTCACGGGCTGGCTGAAGAAcaagagccaatcagaactgtgGCCTCTGGTGCAACGGGGAATCCCCCAGGAAGTCATTCCCTATTCCATCGCGCTTACCAGCCACCTCAACCGG CTggacagtgtgagtgaggaggaTCTACAGGACAGGATGGTGATCCGGGAGAACTTGACGCGGGCCCtggcctctctccctgtctcctcgCTACAGGAAGCAGCACAGATCAGCGCTGCTCTGGCACAGTGCACG GCCGTCCCCAGGGAGCTGGCATGTACAGGATGTCAGGACACAGTTCTGAAGGCCCTGGGGAAGATGATTTCTGTGATCGCGGAGCAGACTGAacctggtgatgtcacttccttaGATACGGGCAGAAATATTCTGCAAATACTGG GCAGCTCCATGGCTGTGGCTGCAGACCCCATGACAACATCCGGGCCAAAAAGTCATCGTGGGTACCTGGGCAGCTcagaggctgcagtgtctgcgtATGGCCAGGCGGGGGAGCTGATGCGGTCTCTGATGCGGTCTCGCCTGCGCGGCGAGGAGGCGCTGACTCTGACGGCTCCGCGGATCACAGCGGTGGGGCGGCGCAGCGACCCGGCGGACCTGCTGTGCACGGAGCGCTCAGGGCCCTGCCAGTTCTACATCCCCCGCGGCCTGAGCGCCCAGCTGcgccaggagagggaggagctggtgCAGATCCTCCTGGGCATTGACGGCGACAGCCCCCTCGTCCCGCCGGCGCACCCGCCCATCTCCACCGCGCTGGCCGCCATGGAGTTCGCCACTCCGCAGGGCCGGCCCGTCCCCGTCGCCGACCTCCCCCCCGATCGTGCCATCCGGGTTCTGCTGCCGAGCCGCTTCCCCTCGGAGACGGGCGCTGCCTGCAACCTAACCCTGCCGGCCCGCGGATCCATCAACTTCACTGTGGGAGATGTGCGCACTGACCCCCACGCAGGGCTCTTCCTCACCTTCAGCTTCAGTCTGCTTCCAG gaaCTGGCCGAGAGAGCAGTGGCCAGGTGATTATCATGGTGGACAGCCAGCCAGCCCCCtccctatcccagcatgccctcaTACGGGAGCTGAACCTCTCGCTCTCTGCTGAGTCTCCTGCAGTGGAGGACACAGTCTTCCTCACACCTCT GCAGAACAGCTCAGGACAGGAGCTGCATGTGAATGTGAGCAGTGTCCTGCATGGTGGCACGGTGCAGGCGTCGGTGTGCGTGTTCAGCTCCCTGTGCCGCTACTTCAGCCTGGAGCAGCGCCGCTGGAGCAGCCAGGGCCTCAGCCCTCTGGGGGGCAGCAGCCCCCGCGCGGCTCACTGCCTCACACAGCACCTCACCCTGTTCGGGGCCAGCCTGTTCGTGCACCCCGACGCCCTCGTACTTCTCCCCCCG CCGGAGGGACCTGTGAGGAACGTGGTGGCGGGAATCGTGTGCGCCGTACTGCTGCTGATACATCTGCTCATTGCCCTCATCTCACACAAGCTTGACCACCTGGACAGCATCCGCTCTGGCCTCGTCCCGCTCTGCGGGCAGTCGGGTCGCTACCAGTACCAGGTCCTGGTCAAGACTGGCTGGGCCAGGGGATCTG GCACCACAGCTCACGTGGGAATCAGTCTGTACGGCCTGAACAAGAGTGGGTCACGGCACCTGCAGCGCGAGGCGGCCTTCCAGAGGAACGCCCTGGACCACTTCCAGGTGGAGACCGATGCCAACCTAGGGGAGATCTGGAAGATCCGCATCTGGCACGACAACACAG gtcTGGACCCTGCCTGGTTTCTACAGCATGTGGTGgtgtgggacagacagacagacaacatGTATTTCTTCTTGGTGGAGGACTGGCTTTCTGTGGAGAATGAGAAAAATGATGGGATGGTAGAGAAGGAGGTGCTGGCTTCCT GCCCCCAGGATCTGCAGCAGTTCAGTCGGGTCCTCAGATCCCAGCTGGTGTTTGGCATGTTTGAGCGCCACCTATGGGTGTCGGTGTGGGAGCGCCCCTCTCACAACAACTTCACCCGGGCTCAGAGAGTCACCTGCTGTGCCCTTCTTCTGCACCTGTACCTGGCAGTTGGGGCAGTGTGGTATGGTGCAGCTGGGAGCAAAGGAACCAG TGGCCCTGTATcagtcctgctcctgctgaatgcaGAGACTGTTGCCGTGGGGATGACTGTGGCTGTCCTGGTGCTTCCCCTCCACCTGCtgttctgtttcctgttccGAATGACAGCAAGCAGCAAG GTGACAGTGGATGAATCATCACCCCCATCCCCAGTGTCGCAGACAGTAGAGATGGACGTTTACCTGAGCCACTCTGAACAAGCCAGCTCCTACTTCCTGTCCTTGCCTGGGGGACTGGACTCTATCCTGGATGGAGTATCTCACTCTTCA GAGTCTATCGGAAGCAAGCAAATAGATTCAGCACTTTGGAATGCCTCTAAACTGGGTGCTGAGAG AGTGGATCAATGGGCCTCATGTGACAGCATCTTTGACCTCCCGGAGCTGCAGGGGGTGGCGCCCCTGGGCCACGCCCGGCTGCTGAAGAGGAAGAAGGCTCTGCTTCAGCTGCGTCTGGGCTCCCCGGCCTGCTCCACGGACCAGCCCCACTCCCTCTCGACCCCTGACCTCGTCCAGTCTAACGGCCTCCAGCACAACCCCCTGACACTCTCTG AGGAGGACCTGATCCAGTCCATAGCCACAGGCGCAGCAGtggccagcagctcctcctcagGCAGGGTGACCTCTGACAGTGGCCGCTATTCCCCCTGTGACACCGCCACGTCCAACAG CCAGGAGAGCTCCTGCAGCGGATGGTCTGAGCTGAGTCAGGAGGAGCCCCCGTACAGGACTGGACTCTACAAGTCACCCTCCTCCTTGTCAGTGTTCACCGCTGCCAGTACCTTCCTACCCAGCCCCTCCCCGGACATCCTGGGAACCTCCTCCACCACGCGAATAG GTGTAGCTCGCAGCACCCCTGGCTGGCTTCTCCCCTCTTGGGTCCTGGGTGTGACCTACCTGCTGGCCGGGCTGCTCCTGGCAGCGAGCGTGGCCCTGGTGGGTCTCTACGGAAGCAGCTTCTccagctctgtgctgctcatGTGGCTCATATCGGCTGTTTCAGCCTTCCTGACCTCCGCCCTGCTTCTGGAACCTCTCAAG GTGTGCCTCCAGGCGCTGTTCTTGGCTGTAGTGGTGAGGCCAGTGGACCCGGAGGTGCAGGAGCGGCTGGGGCAGGAGGCTGCGGTGAGGAGGGGGGCCGGAGAGCTGGGGGGCAAAGTGCGACCCCCGTGCGGGTACGGCCTGCTGCACGCCAAGGAGGAGGCGAGGAAGGTCCGCGCCCTGAGGTCGCTCATGAAG AGCTGTTTGGTGCACATGCTGTTCCTGCTGGTGGTTCTGCTGGTGAATTACCAGGACAGCACCCAGGCTATGCATGGCAGGCTGCTGCACTCTGCTATCAAACACTCTCTGCTTACAGCTCCTCCCGGGGTGCTGAACCTCAGCTCTCTGACACA gtgggctGAGGCCTGGCAGTGGATGGACAGTACCCTTGTGCCCTACCTCTATCAgagcccctccctccacttGTTGGGGTTGCCACGGATACAGAGAGTACAGTCACAGGATG GCTGTGGTGGCAATGTGACGGATAGCCTGGGATTTGGGAGTGCCTTGTTTGCGCCAGTTGTCCCCGCTTCCTCACACGCGCCATCTGGGGAACAGAGAGACTTGGCACACAGCAGCTGCTCCGGACGCCTCCTCTCCTG gctgtggcAGCGACCCCAGCACGAGGGGGCCAGTCTGGGGCCAGACACGGTGCGTCTGGGGAACAGCAGTGAGCTCACCCGCCAGCTCCTCTCTGGCCTGCGGAACACACGCTGGATCGATGCGAC GACAAAGGCAGTGTACGTGGACTTCACGCAGTACCACAGAGAAACGGCCCTCTTCGTTGCCGTTACTGTCATGCTGGAGCGGTCACATGCTGACAAAGTACTCACCACCGTCTCCATAGAGCCTTTCCATATGTCACCATCTCACTCTGCCCCTGACTTACAAATCGCCATGATG gtgctgctgctggtgtttGCCCTGTCCTTCCTGGGCAGTGAGCTGTGGGCAGTGGTGACAGAGCATGGTCGGGGTCTGCGTTATGGCCGCCAATGTCTCCAGCTTCTCGTGTCTGTGCTTTCATTGGCCACCGCGGTGCTGCGGATTTCCTTCCTCTATAAGTCtgcctcctgcctctctcaTCATGGCTCCCAACCACAGACCTTCACCAACTTCCACAGCGCCGCCCTGTTGGCTCGGATGtcctctcagctctcagctctcttGCTCACCTTGCTGGTCCTTAAG ATGGTGGGCGTGCTGCGGTTTGTGCGCCGCTGGGTGGTGTTTGGCCGGGTCCTGCTGCAGGCCTGGAGGGAGCTGTGTGGCGTTGTCCTCATGCTGGTGCTAATGCTGCTAGTCTTCTCTCACACCGGCAGCCTG ctTTTCTCCAGCTCGGTGGAGGGATTCAGGACTGTGGGACAGGCGAGTCTTACCCTGGCGTCTGCGCTACGTGGGCGGGCAGTCACCCAAAGGTTGTGTGAGAGACACCCAATGCTGGGGCCCCTGTACTGCCTGTCTGTGGTGGGCGCGGGGCTCTGGGTGTTGGGCCGGCTGTGCGGGGCCATGTTAATGCGTTCGTACAGGGCCGCGCAGGCCGAGATGTACCGCCCAGCCATGGAGCCTCAGGACTATGAGATGGTGGAGTTCTTTATCAAGAGGCTCAAGCTGTGGATGGGACTCAGCAAAACCAAGGAG TTCAGGCACAAAGTGAAGTTTGAGGGGATGGTGTCACCACCCTCCAGATCCTCCCTGGGGTCCCAGCTCTCCAGCCTTTCAGTCCACAGTCCAGTTGGGCCACGGTTGGCCTCTGCCCAGTCCCTGGGCTCTGAGGACTCCAACCTATCAGAGAGCTACGATGTCCAGCTCTACCTAGACCGGCTGCTTCCCACCGTCAACAACATGCTGTCCCAGTTTGACCGGGTCAATCAGCTGACCGATGACCTGCACTGCATTGAGCTGAAGCTACAGGGGGCCCAGAGCAGGATCGCCCAGAAACAGAAGCAACAGGACAACACGCGCAGGAAAGCTTGGAGGATATCAGCTTCGACGCCCCCTCCTCGtgcctcccctccctcttctcctcttcctcctccttctcctcctcatcAGCTTCCCTCTCTTCCATCCTTCCTTTCCTGCAACCCGACTATCCCTTGCACGCGCACCATCTTCTCTGAGTCCACGCTGCCCTGGCACAGCCCACACCTGCGCAAGGCAGCACACCCTGCCGTGGCAGACACCAGCGTGCCAGTGCGCAGGGTCTCCGGTGCGGACGCTGTCAGTAGGCGAATCCCAGGACGCAGGGCCTGGCATTCAGGCTCCTCCCATTCTGCCGATGCTGCCCAGAGGTCACCCCAGGCAGCATGCGGCTCCATCCGTGCCCGACCCTGGagcgaggaggggggcaggagtATGGCTTGCGACCGGGCACCAGTGAAGAGGAGAGCATGGCATCCTGAGGAGCCTGAGATTGTGGGTTCCACCCCCGGCAGTACTGCCAGCCAGTGCTGTGATTTCTAG